In Candidatus Hydrogenedens sp., the following proteins share a genomic window:
- a CDS encoding C45 family autoproteolytic acyltransferase/hydrolase: MARSRYGLKSILRLCLLTLLLLALFSQIIPVYSDEKASAQTSDWFVPKIIENPEIKELDKEGAGSLYQVGDSKLCVLKGSYYDMGVQQGRLLAKNIYHVFKTGYIKKALWDRGYTQDYAYAQSARMVKHIPERFLEEARGIIDGLKKAGINDITMEELLLGTTVAEILHFPPNSPPESGKGFSPDSPEVHAVSKTDLTSGPQCTNFSFWGKWTEDGRILHARNLDWSCQRDAQDDAVIFVYHPTDGIKPYMLMGWAGGLGSLTGMNAHQISVGQATLPNSNSTFDGRPCFITVRIMLEQDTLEKAVDVVLKGPESTGWNYTIADAKTNTARCIESDPIIKNVYGPDDPKENDETKHYGLPDMIRRTNHPVSKEGLVALAKRVGPLIKPPIHVETWEQFKLVLFLFTNHNTYQRYDWLGKQFQSQEGKGPITIQTAMEWLANGPVHNPETLHSCVFDPKNLIIYSSVAGNNPVVTASHRPYTKIDLKQWF; this comes from the coding sequence ATGGCAAGAAGTAGGTATGGATTAAAAAGTATTCTAAGATTGTGTCTGCTAACCCTCTTATTATTAGCCCTTTTTTCTCAAATTATACCTGTATATAGCGACGAAAAAGCATCGGCACAGACATCGGATTGGTTTGTTCCAAAAATTATTGAAAACCCAGAGATAAAAGAACTGGATAAAGAAGGAGCAGGCTCATTATATCAAGTGGGAGACTCAAAATTATGCGTACTGAAAGGGTCGTATTACGACATGGGTGTCCAACAGGGTCGCTTATTGGCAAAAAATATTTATCATGTGTTTAAGACAGGATATATTAAGAAAGCCTTATGGGACCGTGGGTATACGCAGGATTATGCTTATGCACAATCCGCACGAATGGTAAAACATATTCCGGAACGATTTCTCGAAGAGGCACGAGGTATTATAGATGGATTGAAAAAAGCAGGGATAAATGATATCACTATGGAAGAACTTCTTTTAGGAACAACTGTTGCGGAAATTCTTCATTTTCCACCTAATAGCCCTCCTGAAAGTGGAAAAGGCTTTTCCCCTGATTCTCCTGAAGTGCATGCGGTAAGCAAGACCGATTTAACTTCAGGACCTCAATGCACAAACTTTTCATTCTGGGGAAAATGGACAGAAGACGGCAGGATATTGCATGCTCGTAATCTGGATTGGAGTTGTCAGCGGGATGCACAGGATGATGCCGTTATCTTTGTATACCATCCAACAGATGGTATTAAGCCTTATATGCTGATGGGATGGGCTGGCGGATTAGGTAGTCTGACAGGTATGAATGCCCATCAAATATCCGTTGGACAGGCAACGCTTCCTAATTCCAATAGCACCTTTGATGGTCGTCCCTGTTTTATTACTGTGCGGATAATGTTAGAGCAAGATACACTGGAAAAAGCCGTAGATGTAGTTCTGAAAGGACCCGAAAGTACGGGTTGGAATTATACAATTGCCGATGCAAAAACAAATACCGCAAGATGTATTGAATCCGACCCAATAATTAAAAATGTTTATGGTCCTGATGACCCGAAAGAAAATGATGAAACAAAACATTATGGATTACCGGATATGATACGACGCACCAATCATCCTGTAAGTAAAGAAGGATTGGTCGCATTAGCCAAGCGCGTCGGACCCTTGATTAAACCGCCTATACATGTAGAAACATGGGAACAGTTCAAACTGGTTCTATTCCTGTTTACCAATCACAATACTTACCAGCGATATGATTGGTTAGGCAAACAATTCCAGTCTCAGGAAGGGAAAGGTCCTATTACTATTCAAACAGCAATGGAATGGCTGGCAAATGGACCTGTTCATAACCCCGAGACACTTCATTCCTGTGTGTTCGACCCCAAAAATCTGATAATCTATTCATCGGTAGCAGGAAATAACCCTGTGGTTACTGCTTCCCATCGTCCTTATACAAAAATTGACTTGAAGCAGTGGTTTTAA
- a CDS encoding PASTA domain-containing protein — MLKKFSKPLLKNRIGVIGLFLILSSLIIANVGWSAIPIDNIVDLQKIGNDPEYPINGSYELSQDIDASSTQTWNEGAGFQPIGSSSNPFSGTLDGKGYHISNLYINRPSEDYVGLFGRVSSSGNVLNLGLESNLVIGKNYVGGLIGSNEGRADTCYVNGSVSGTNNVGGLAGNNTGTLNKCYSTDTVAGETTVGGLAGRNAGTISQCYSTSNVSGTSAVGGLIGTSATWNASLRRCYAAGNVSGTSNVGGLIGSMSWGWGFETYSVGHVSGSSRVGGLIGYRFFLAFMFMSYWDKETSGLATSSGGTGKTTEQMKQQSTYTNWSFGTVWGIVPGVTYPYFIWTHPVPNLLGLTVEEAESVLVSTGYVLGTVSEQCSFTVPAGLILIQQPFPGQYLEPGSPVNVTISTRPCPPNTVPNVVGLKQSVAENEIVAAGYIVGTIEEQCDNTIPAGYVISQEPVGGEELEPGNAVNIVVSSGSCPVTVPNVVGMTEENADVTLVSVGLFLGIVTEQCSDTVPQGRVINQNPVAGAQAIPGSYVDVVISSGPCGEGTPEGTPEGVEEGIVEGIPEGIPEGTPEGVEEGVVEGIPEGTPEGVEEGVIEGIPEGTPEGVEEGVVEGTPEGTPEGSVEGENVIAPNVVGQPFVNAVFTINNAQLVVGVINEVCTDEYPFGVVIAQEPVGGSIVEIGSMVNLWVSIGPCPPEGEGSPEGTPEGIEEGIVEGTPEGTPEGTPEGTPEGTVEGIPEGVIEGEGISEGTPEGTPEGTPEGTVEGIEEGEGEIIGRHSADQDNNKRISFTELLRVIQLFNSWGYHCQDGTEDGFAPGAGGNTSCTPHTSDYNPQDWKIGFTELLRLIQIFNIGGYHYCPGESEDNFCPGL; from the coding sequence ATGTTGAAAAAATTTTCTAAACCGTTATTAAAAAATCGCATAGGAGTGATAGGTTTATTTTTAATTCTATCATCTCTTATAATTGCAAATGTCGGTTGGTCTGCAATCCCGATTGATAATATTGTGGATTTGCAGAAAATCGGAAATGACCCGGAGTATCCAATAAACGGGTCGTATGAGTTATCGCAAGATATTGATGCGAGTAGCACGCAAACATGGAATGAAGGGGCTGGTTTTCAGCCAATAGGTTCGTCATCCAATCCATTTAGTGGCACTTTGGATGGTAAAGGGTATCATATTTCTAATCTATATATTAACCGTCCTTCGGAAGATTATGTAGGATTGTTCGGCAGGGTAAGTAGTAGCGGCAATGTTTTAAACTTAGGTCTGGAAAGTAATTTAGTTATTGGTAAAAATTATGTTGGAGGGCTTATCGGTTCGAATGAAGGCCGTGCAGATACTTGCTATGTAAATGGCTCTGTATCCGGTACAAATAATGTAGGTGGACTTGCCGGTAACAATACAGGGACTTTGAACAAATGTTATTCTACAGATACAGTTGCCGGTGAAACGACCGTAGGTGGTTTGGCAGGGAGAAATGCAGGAACAATCTCTCAATGCTATTCCACGAGTAATGTATCAGGGACATCCGCTGTAGGTGGTCTTATTGGTACAAGTGCCACATGGAATGCGTCCCTGCGGAGATGTTATGCAGCAGGGAATGTTTCAGGAACATCCAATGTAGGCGGACTTATTGGAAGTATGTCCTGGGGTTGGGGATTTGAAACTTATTCTGTAGGCCATGTAAGTGGTTCTTCAAGAGTAGGAGGTCTTATAGGATACCGTTTCTTCCTGGCATTTATGTTTATGAGTTATTGGGATAAGGAGACATCAGGTCTTGCCACATCGAGTGGTGGAACGGGCAAAACAACAGAACAAATGAAGCAACAATCCACATATACCAATTGGTCTTTTGGAACCGTTTGGGGTATTGTTCCCGGAGTAACCTATCCCTACTTTATCTGGACACATCCCGTCCCTAATCTATTAGGTTTGACTGTGGAAGAAGCAGAAAGTGTCCTCGTTAGCACGGGCTATGTTTTGGGGACAGTATCCGAACAATGTAGTTTTACAGTGCCTGCTGGATTAATACTTATACAGCAGCCATTCCCCGGACAATATTTAGAACCGGGCAGTCCTGTAAATGTAACTATATCTACAAGACCCTGTCCACCCAATACAGTTCCTAATGTTGTAGGATTAAAACAATCCGTTGCTGAGAATGAAATAGTTGCTGCGGGATATATTGTGGGAACAATAGAAGAACAATGTGATAATACTATTCCTGCAGGCTATGTTATAAGCCAGGAACCTGTCGGAGGTGAGGAATTAGAACCTGGTAATGCCGTGAATATTGTGGTATCGTCAGGTTCGTGTCCTGTTACAGTGCCGAATGTTGTAGGTATGACCGAAGAAAATGCAGATGTAACCTTAGTATCCGTAGGATTATTCTTGGGTATAGTAACAGAACAATGTAGCGATACGGTTCCACAAGGTAGAGTTATTAACCAGAATCCAGTGGCAGGAGCACAGGCTATTCCGGGAAGTTATGTTGATGTTGTAATATCTTCAGGTCCTTGTGGAGAAGGTACCCCGGAAGGCACCCCTGAGGGAGTTGAGGAAGGCATAGTAGAAGGAATTCCTGAAGGTATCCCTGAAGGCACCCCCGAAGGTGTAGAAGAAGGAGTTGTTGAAGGTATCCCTGAAGGCACCCCCGAAGGTGTAGAAGAAGGAGTTATTGAAGGTATCCCTGAAGGCACTCCTGAAGGTGTAGAAGAAGGAGTTGTTGAAGGTACTCCTGAAGGCACTCCTGAAGGTTCTGTGGAAGGAGAAAATGTAATTGCTCCAAATGTCGTTGGACAACCCTTTGTAAATGCAGTATTCACGATAAATAATGCTCAATTGGTAGTTGGTGTGATTAATGAGGTTTGCACCGATGAATATCCATTTGGCGTTGTTATTGCTCAGGAACCTGTGGGTGGGTCCATAGTTGAAATCGGTTCGATGGTCAATTTATGGGTTTCTATAGGTCCCTGTCCGCCAGAAGGAGAAGGAAGCCCCGAGGGAACACCCGAAGGTATAGAAGAAGGAATTGTTGAAGGCACTCCCGAAGGCACCCCTGAAGGGACTCCTGAAGGGACTCCTGAAGGCACTGTTGAAGGTATTCCTGAAGGTGTAATTGAAGGAGAAGGAATCTCCGAAGGCACTCCCGAAGGCACCCCTGAAGGGACTCCAGAAGGCACTGTTGAAGGTATAGAAGAAGGTGAAGGAGAAATAATAGGAAGACATAGTGCAGACCAGGATAACAATAAAAGAATAAGTTTTACTGAACTGCTTCGTGTTATTCAGTTGTTTAATTCCTGGGGATATCATTGTCAGGATGGAACCGAAGATGGCTTTGCCCCAGGTGCTGGTGGAAACACCTCTTGCACTCCGCATACCTCCGATTATAATCCTCAAGATTGGAAAATAGGTTTCACCGAGTTACTACGGTTGATACAAATCTTCAATATCGGTGGCTATCATTATTGTCCGGGAGAAAGTGAAGATAACTTCTGTCCGGGACTATAA